In a single window of the Fusobacterium simiae genome:
- a CDS encoding DUF4405 domain-containing protein — translation MKIKINIIVDFLMTILLLFLVSYQIVSEKMHEWLGMTMGILVILHIFLNRWWYKNLFKGKYSLMRIIQTIINFLILLTILGSLISGITMSRYIFPALVPYNNYMALSRALHILSAYWGFVLMSIHLGLHWSMLFSILNQKLLKIKKKYLFFYIILAWGIASYGAYAFYKLNLFSFMFLQSQFIFFDYEKNLFLVFFDYFSIMILWILLSFYTIKLLKRNIFTKK, via the coding sequence ATGAAAATAAAAATAAATATTATAGTAGACTTCCTTATGACAATACTTCTTCTTTTTCTTGTTTCATATCAAATTGTCAGTGAAAAAATGCATGAATGGCTTGGAATGACTATGGGAATATTAGTGATTCTACATATATTTTTAAACAGATGGTGGTATAAAAATTTGTTTAAAGGAAAATATTCTTTAATGAGAATTATTCAGACTATTATCAATTTTTTAATACTACTAACAATACTAGGTTCATTAATAAGTGGAATCACTATGTCCCGTTATATATTTCCTGCATTGGTTCCTTATAATAACTATATGGCTCTCTCTCGTGCTTTGCATATATTATCAGCTTACTGGGGCTTTGTTTTAATGTCCATTCACCTTGGTTTACACTGGAGTATGCTTTTTTCTATTTTAAACCAAAAACTACTGAAAATTAAAAAAAAATATTTGTTTTTTTACATTATCCTAGCTTGGGGAATTGCTTCTTATGGAGCATATGCCTTTTATAAATTAAATTTATTTTCATTTATGTTTTTACAAAGTCAATTTATTTTCTTTGATTATGAAAAAAATTTATTTTTAGTATTTTTTGATTATTTTTCAATTATGATTTTATGGATACTCTTATCTTTTTACACAATAAAATTATTAAAAAGAAATATTTTTACTAAAAAATAA